The Castanea sativa cultivar Marrone di Chiusa Pesio chromosome 11, ASM4071231v1 genome contains a region encoding:
- the LOC142616706 gene encoding uncharacterized protein LOC142616706 — protein MANCFLFSKSKSWIPDFQYNPNKDEADTVRNTLLVVATLIAAVTFQAGVNPPGGVWQDYNRENAALCAQKSAEGLHSSCFKSHDAGTAIYASQEPDFYVFLVFNTVALSTSVLVIISLTYKFPFHLEVLIATASMLATYASAIFAVTPANYSYQFRFILIAAALPFVLRALIYLVKHKANKKQENLCGKCRSGISEDNSCRKCGSKISENPVADKA, from the coding sequence atggcTAACTGCTTTCTATTTAGCAAAAGCAAGAGCTGGATCCCAGACTTCCAATATAACCCAAATAAGGACGAAGCAGACACAGTCCGAAACACTCTCTTGGTAGTTGCCACTCTAATTGCAGCAGTGACTTTTCAAGCTGGGGTTAACCCTCCTGGTGGTGTTTGGCAAGATTATAATAGAGAGAATGCCGCTTTATGTGCACAAAAAAGTGCTGAAGGGCTACATTCTTCATGTTTTAAATCACATGATGCAGGGACGGCCATTTATGCGTCTCAAGAACCCGACTTCTATGTTTTCTTGGTCTTTAACACTGTGGCACTTTCCACTTCGGTTCTTGTCATTATATCTCTCACATATAAGTTCCCTTTCCATTTAGAAGTATTGATTGCCACAGCTTCAATGCTTGCAACTTACGCATCGGCCATATTTGCTGTCACGCCAGCTAATTATTCTTATCAATTTCGGTTCATCCTCATAGCAGCTGCTTTGCCTTTTGTGCTACGAGCTTTGATTTATTTGGTCAAGcacaaagcaaataaaaaacaagagaaTCTGTGTGGCAAATGTCGTAGTGGGATTTCTGAAGATAATTCATGCAGAAAATGTGGAAGCAAGATTTCCGAAAATCCAGTAGCCGACAAAGCTTGA
- the LOC142616705 gene encoding uncharacterized protein LOC142616705, translating to MASATNTNGSTNASTSVTQSPSTQDSPMDKPLFLHHAKNPSLVLVTQPLIGGENYAAWAGAVRKALLTKNKLGFIDWTLTLSSPLVSTPSNVQAWIRCDNMTNGPRIFNLQKDIAELHQGEMSVTDFFTQLKVFWDQLQNLSPFPSCTCVLLMDPIPSLSKVYSLLIQEETQRSVPNASIAKVDSTAIAAKLFNEHLGPNLGNSGGKGKERPTCTFYGKIDHTVDKCYKKHGFPPRFKFKNRPPMAHQVSSDVLPTTSPLHHQNSVFTPEQCQQLLALFGASNSSLVAASASPKESLMANVASSSASTGVTMSGIDLSHSVFSTQVVNRRAYDKQTWVLDTRATDHFVCSVDMLTSITATMQSLVHLPNGESAQVTHIGTIVLSSSLTLYNVLCVPSFSFNLLSVSTLTLSQPCCLVFLSTYCCIQDLLSWKMIGVGKAVDALYLLQCDTFQHISSSSLADYLINHKFHAATFPPFSAATSATTSSSSSHLWHAR from the exons ATGGCTTCCGCTACAAATACAAATGGTTCTACAAATGCTTCAACGTCTGTGACTCAATCTCCTTCCACACAAGATTCTCCAATGGACAAACCTCTGTTTTTGCATCACGCAAAAAATCCAAGCCTGGTTCTTGTCACACAGCCTTTGATAGGTGGAGAAAATTATGCAGCTTGGGCTGGTGCAGTGAGAAAAGCTTTACTCACCAAGAACAAATTAGGGTTCATTGATTGGACTTTGACTCTCTCATCACCATTGGTATCTACTCCTTCGAATGTGCAAGCTTGGATAAGGTGTGACAACATG ACTAATGGACCTAGAATTTTCAATCTTCAAAAGGACATTGCAGAGCTTCATCAAGGTGAGATGTCTGTTACTGATTTCTTTACTCAGTTGAAGGTGTTTTGGGATCAATTGCAAAACCTTAGTCCATTTCCTTCATGTACTTGTG TCTTGCTTATGGATCCTATCCCATCTCTTAGTAAGGTGTACTCCTTGTTAATTCAAGAAGAGACACAAAGATCAGTGCCTAATGCCTCTATTGCTAAGGTTGATTCCACTGCTATAGCTGCTAAATTGTTCAATGAACATCTTGGTCCAAATCTTGGTAATTCTGGTGGCAAAGGGAAAGAGAGACCAACTTGTACTTTCTATGGCAAGATTGATCATACAGTAGATAAGTGTTATAAAAAGCATGGTTTTCCACCTAGGTTCAAGTTCAAGAATAGACCTCCTATGGCTCATCAAGTCTCTTCAGATGTATTGCCCACTACTTCCCCACTACATCACCAGAATTCTGTTTTTACTCCTGAGCAATGCCAGCAGCTTCTTGCTTTGTTTGGGGCTTCAAATTCATCTCTTGTAGCAGCTTCAGCTTCACCCAAGGAGAGTCTAATGGCAAATGTAGCATCATCTTCTGCCTCTACCGGTGTTACAATGTCAGGTATTGACTTATCACATAGTGTTTTCTCAACCCAAGTAGTGAATAGAAGGGCTTATGACAAACAGACTTGGGTGTTGGATACTAGAGCTACTGACCATTTTGTTTGTTCAGTTGATATGTTGACTTCAATTACTGCTACCATGCAGTCTTTGGTTCACTTACCCAATGGGGAATCAGCTCAAGTTACTCACATTGGGACTattgttctttcttcttcacttaCCCTTTATAATGTTCTCTGTGTCCCATCCTTTAGTTTTAACTTGCTATCTGTTAGTACACTTACACTTTCTCAGCCTTGTTGTCTTGTTTTCCTCTCCACTTATTGTTGTATTCAGGACCTTTTATCTTGGAAAATGATTGGGGTGGGCAAGGCTGTTGATGCGTTGTACTTGTTGCAATGTGATACTTTCCAGCacatctcttcttcttcacttgcaGACTACTTGATCAATCACAAGTTTCATGCTGCTACTTTTCCTCCTTTCTCTGCAGCCACTTCTGCAACTACAAGTTCCTCTTCTTCTCATCTTTGGCATGCAAGATGA